AGATCTGAAAGATACCATTTGTTTATTGTCCGTTCCCATATAAGTAATGGATCTGTTGAAAGAGCTGAATGGTTATTACTACTGGTAGTATTCTTTAATGAAAAGTCCTTTATAGTATTTGAGGAGTTCGTCTGCACATTCATATCAGCATGTTCGAATATACTATATTTATTCCttgaatttattagaaaCTGTGGCAATTCATTTGTTTTACATACTTTATCAAATTTCTTAACAATTTTTCTGAAACCGGTTGCATTTAAATCTCTAAATGCTCGTACCAATTggatataaatatagaatTCCAATAATACATGATCTAACATTCTTCTTGCCCtttttattgaaactttaaCTGTACTGTCttcttgtttatttttatagttGACCAGTGATCTTGGATAAGATGGATATAGGtcatttcttttcaaaaatgCTTTTAAAAGTTCCGGGAGAGTCTTCTTTTTAGACTTTGTTTGCGAATATGTTGAAGAATGGCCATCAATTGGTGATTCGATATTTGCATGATCTTGgtatttatcattttttgtcTGTAAAAGAGAACATAATGAATCGTATGagtttttaaatatttttggttGTTGCAATGAATCATGGTTACTGCTATTGTTAAAATTCATATCAAATAGTAAAGGGGTCTCATCGTTTGAAAAATGCAATTCAGATTTAACTTGTTGGTTATACAAACTCATTTGGTGTGATAATGCTCGATATTTTTCATGACATTGTTCAAGTAGCCaaagataaaaattattacttttattgatttcatATGAATTAATCCAATGATCTATAAATTCAGTAATGAATTGTCGTTGTAAGAtggaatatttattatgttCGATATCTCtttcattttgaatatgGTCATAGAAAGAATTCAGCACTAAgtgtttattattattaagttcatgtttataaatatgtatttttgatttccCCTTGTTGTAGTCtacatatttatttttccaTTCAGGTATAGCAGATTCATTTAGGTAATTACCAAATTTCATAGTTATCCATTTACtgtgtgtatgtgtatgtgtgtAAAACAATAAGTGAGTGCTTATGTTCAAAGTATCTCGATTTGAGATTGAATCTTTACAATAAGATTAACAATCGAAGTTCCCTAGTATATGATATCTATAAGTAAATTATAAGCTCTTTTTTCTTACCATGAACTAACGAGCTTTAAGAATTTTGCTACCAGAGCATCTAATAAGATGGAGTACATAAAGACAACCtgatatacatatatattcagCCAAACAAGCAAGCATCGACAAAAAGCTAACAAATGGTTGCAACCAATAGTGATTGTAGATATGATAGAAGCAATAGCATCACACCTTGTGTAACAATTAGCTAACAACAACTAATCATCGCATACTCAATGGAGAGAATGTCAAGATCTGAAAAAAACCATAAAAGAAACGAACATAGACGATCCATACAAACAACAAGCGGTACGTTTTCGAAAGCTGCTGAATTGCCAAATTCTTGTAAAAAGAGAACACAAGGTCCTAATGGTCTTGCGTGTTAGTGACGAGTGGCCATAAACCAAACTTCAGGAAAACCGATACCCAGTTGTTCTCTTACAAAGCTTTCAAGAGATGTTCTACTCTCCTACTCGCCTATATCAAAATACAAGTTCACAGCTGGGTCTACTCGCTACCGTAAGCGACAAGTCTCGCGATGTTCACGCCACACACTGTGAAGCTAACTAACTCTGTGTTTCTACCATGTTAAGAGAAGGAAGTGTTCTTGTTATTGTATGCTGAGATGGTTCTAGTTGTGACCACAGGGACTCAGACCTTATCATTAGAATAGTAGGACCTTGTTCTCGTGGAAAGCGACGGTATTTTGTCGCTACAACATATTTTCTTGTTAACGTTGTTCAAGTCAACTGATGAGTGGTTTTTTGTCCTGACTTAGCAGTAATGTTGTATTAGCTTGCTACTAATTCTCATAAACAAGAAGCAATGAATGTTGTACTGGATCGTGGTAAACGTTGCTTTCCAAGAGACAGCGAGAGTGAGAGAGTGagtgtgtgtgtgtgtgtgtgtgtgtgtgtgtgtgtgtatgttGACTGGGCACAACGTACATATGACAGACAAGCTTTCAACTACGTAACAGAGAAACAGAGTTAACTTTTAACAAGTTCGGTTTTACTTAAAATGACAGAGTCTACTAAGCTATAATATACtcatttataatatatatattttttgaccTCCGTCATAAACCCACGAAGTTCCGTTCTTAATCAAACACCTTCATGTTAAGAGACTAGTGagtaatatatatctaataCAATGGGTTAGTAGTGTAATTTAAATTGAATTAGATTGAACAAggtatattattatatattttcgAGTTTCATTAACTGTTAATATCTAATAGTCATATCAAAGAGTTCAGCATGACATGTTTTAGTAGAATTTCCGattgtatataaataaaagcaAGTTTTAATAAGTTCAACATTcttgatttttcattttattatattgaaagtttttcaatttgCATTTGTATTATgttaattgattaataCAAAAGTAGAGCATATAATTATTGCgttcttatatatatatatatccaaTACAATCACATCAAGGTAACGAGAGTATTACAGAAACATGGATTTAGTCAACCACTTGAACGATAGATTATTATTTGCGATCCCTAAGAAAGGTCGtttatatcaaaaatgTGTTGATATCTTAAAGGGTTCAGacattaaattcaatagaTCCCAAAGATTGGATATTGCACTATCTACTAATTTGCCTGTCGCTTTGATTTTCTTGCCAGCTGCAGATATTCCAAGATTTGTGGGTGAAGGTAAATGTGATTTAGGTATCACCGGTGTTGACCAAGTAAGAGAATCACAAGTTGATGTCAACGTTGCCATTGACTTGCGATTTGGTTCTTGTAAATTACAAGTGCAAGTCCCAGCTAATGGTGATGTTACTGAGCCAAAACAATTGATAGGTAAGACAATCGTATCAAGTTTCACAAAATTGACAGAAGACTATTTTGCTAAATTAGAAAACACAACTGTTGACAAGATGACAACAAAGGTAAAATACGTCAGTGGTTCTGTTGAAGCCTCTTGTGCATTAGGCGTTGCTGATGCTATTGTTGATTTGGTTGAAAGTGGTGAAACTATGAGAGCGGCCGGTTTGATTGATATCGACACTGTTTTAGAAACTAGTGCCAGTCTAATCGAATCTAAACAACCAAAGAGCGACCCAGAGCTGATCCAAACTATAAAAGCCAGAATTGAAGGTGTGATGGCAGCACAAGCATTTGTTTACTGTACATACAATGCTTTGGAATCCAAATTGCcagaatttttcaaaattacaCCAGGTAGAAAAGCTCCAACTGTATCTAAAATTAGTGATGCTGAAAACAAATGGGTTTCTGTCTCTGTAATGATTGAACGTAACTCTAAGGGtaatattttagataaattaaaagcAAACGGTGCGACTGATATTATGGTCTTTGAAATCCAAAACTGTCGTATCTAGTTTTAACTTTAGTATAAATTAAGTAGTAATAATGCATATCAATAATTAACAATTATCAAGCTCCATACATAATATATCACCCATTCATATTATGTATGGAATGACTTCATATTACAGTATTAACttatcataaatatatgcAAAATGAATTACAGTTAAGCTTATTACTAACGGGGTCCCCATGAGAACCTACACTATACGATAGCCACAGcttttttaataacaaattccttattatatcaaaatcCTCATCGTTAGAGATAACAACCCTTTGCCAGTTCAAGATACTGTGTATTTTGTAAGAGCTCGTGGCCATTTATTTCTAATGAAAGTAATTAGATGTGTCCTTCTTGACCTAAAAAGCTCAACCATACAGATTCGAATTACCGAACGTATTCAAAGGAACCCAGTGTAAAGTTGATACACTTTCCCTCTAAACGTTAGCAAGATTGAGTACATTAAATGAGCCTCATTTGGTACTGACCGTCATGTATTTCCAAGATATACGATACGAATCACGTAAGAAGCATCTGCAGATGATTATTGACACAAGCAAAAGTTATacataatttcaaattagCATATTCATAAATATTGCTGTTAAgaatatacatatatgtaaATGAAATGTTACTTATGAAGCCACTGTTTTTAAAGTTTCGAATGATTTAATCAACACTGTAtacctatatatatgcgTTACAGTATGGTTTTTCgatttgatattgatgtCCTTATGTGTGTGGTGTACTTTGCAGCCTTGCAATtgtattttcaatttttaattttttttctgcAAGGAACATGATCGATTTTTATACTCACGTTTTATTTCGCTGTATACttgttaaaatatatatcattaatacGATGTTCTTCAAAATCTGGGATatgtaatttaatttataatcttATAATCTTATATCAATTTATGTATTCGATGAAAGTACCTTATATAGAATATCTATTGATAAAGTAGTGAGCTGTTTTGGTTTGATTgtgaaatttaaaatcgTGGATACTATCTCCTCATTTTAACGTTAGCAGTACATTAATCATCACtgatatttattattattttaacattattaatatatattgttatattGC
The nucleotide sequence above comes from Tetrapisispora phaffii CBS 4417 chromosome 3, complete genome. Encoded proteins:
- the HIS1 gene encoding ATP phosphoribosyltransferase (similar to Saccharomyces cerevisiae HIS1 (YER055C); ancestral locus Anc_7.232), with amino-acid sequence MDLVNHLNDRLLFAIPKKGRLYQKCVDILKGSDIKFNRSQRLDIALSTNLPVALIFLPAADIPRFVGEGKCDLGITGVDQVRESQVDVNVAIDLRFGSCKLQVQVPANGDVTEPKQLIGKTIVSSFTKLTEDYFAKLENTTVDKMTTKVKYVSGSVEASCALGVADAIVDLVESGETMRAAGLIDIDTVLETSASLIESKQPKSDPELIQTIKARIEGVMAAQAFVYCTYNALESKLPEFFKITPGRKAPTVSKISDAENKWVSVSVMIERNSKGNILDKLKANGATDIMVFEIQNCRI